GGGTTTGACCTGCTGATTCTCGGCTTTATGCTGCCGGCCATCAGCATTGAATTAGGATTAACCTCATCGGCCGCCGGCTCGCTGGTCACCTGGACGCTGATCGGCGCGGTGCTGGGCGGCGTGATCTTCGGCCACCTCAGCGATCGCTTCGGCCGTATCCGGGTGCTCACGATCACCATCCTGATGTTTTCACTGTTCACCGGCCTGTGCGCCGTGGCGCAAGGATATTGGGATCTGCTGGCCTACCGTACCCTGGCGGGCATCGGACTGGGCGGCGAATTCGGCATCGGCATGGCGCTGATCGCCGAAGCCTGGCCGGCGGAGAAGCGCAACCGCGCTTCGGCTTACGTCGGCATGGGCTGGCAATTGGGCGTGCTGGCGGCCGCCTTCCTGACGCCGCTGCTGCTGGAACACATCGGCTGGCGCGGCATGTTTTTGGTCGGCCTGCTGCCGGCGCTGGCGTCGTTCCTTATCCGCCGTACCCTGGGCGAGCCGGAGGAGTTCGTGCGGCAGAAAGACGCCGGGCAGCCGCTCTCCTTCCTGCAGCGTTTGCGCCTGCTGTTTAAGGATCGCGCCACCAGCAAGGCCAGCATCGGCATCTTCATTCTCTGTTCGGTGCAGAACTTCGGTTACTACGGGCTGATGATCTGGATGCCGACTTACCTGGCGAAAAACTTCGGTTTCTCGCTCACCAAGTCCGGCCTGTGGACGGCGGTGACGGTCGTGGGCATGACGTTCGGCATCTGGCTGTTTGGCGTGCTGGCCGACCGCTTCGCCCGCTGGAAGATCTTCGTGCTTTATCAGGTCGGCGCGGTGGTGATGGTGATCGGCTACGCCCAATTGAGCGATCCGATGCTGATGCTGTTCGCCGGCGCCGTGATGGGCATGTTCGTCAACGGCATGATCGGCGGCTACGGCGCGCTGATTTCCGATACCTATCCGGTGCAGGCGCGCGCCACCGCGCAGAACATCCTGTTCAATCTGGGGCGCGGCGTCGGCGGTCTGGGGCCATTGGTGATCGGTGCGCTGGTGACGCAGGTGTCGTTTACCGCCGCCATCAGTCTGCTGGCGGCGATTTACCTGCTGGATATCTACGCCACGCTATTCCTGCTGCCGAAGAAACAGGGCGCAGGCGATACGCTGGGTGCGATTGGTTAACGCTGGCGATGGATTAAGACAGGGTCGCACGCGCGGCGAAATGAAACAAAAAGTTGGGGGCACTGCGTTAACAGTGCCCCCGGTTCGTTTTATAGCCATCCCGCTACACAGCGTGCTCCCTGCTCAATCCTTGAAAACTTTTCCTGCGGCCATCCTGACCAAGTGCTCCTTGCATCATCCTGCAACATCGTCCTGACGCGGTTCCTCAGCCTTCCGGGCCCGCCGACAATCCTGTGCCGGCTCTCAATCTCCGTCCTGGAGGTGTCCCTGATTTCTATCCTGAAACATCCTGGGCATCTCCTGACGCCATCCTTCGCTCTTTCCTGAGCGCATCCCTTTCTTCTTCCTGAAGCTGCATCATCCTGATGCTTTCCTGCTCCGCCGGTTCCGTTCCGGTAACGATAAGATCGCTTAAATTCCCCGGAATCACAAGGGTTTGGGAGGTGTCTCACACTAAATTAAGCCTAAGAGTTATCCTAAAGAAATTCTAACCAATTGATCTGGATAACAATAATCTCATAGCATGGGGAAAGGTGGGGAAAATTAAGAGCGATATCTCACAGCCCGTGTGAGAGATCTCTCACACGGGCGACGGCGAATCCGTCGCGATTCAGTCCAGTACCGGGCGCAGCGCATCGAGGAAATTCCCCAGCGTCGCCGCCAGCAAGGTGCGCTTATCGCTGCCGAACTGTTCCAGCACCACGTTGCCGCTGACGTTGCACAACGACACCATCGTCATCTCGGATTCGGTGGTCGCCAGGAACAGCGTTGGCGACAGCTTGAGACGTTTTTGCGTCACCAGATGGCCGATCAGGTTCTCCTGCAGGCGGATAAAATCCTCTTCGCTCCAGACCTGCAGCAGGCTCAGGCGATGCTCGCCGAACTGCGCGCTCATATCGCCGGCGTATTGCTGCGTGTAGAAGCGGTGCGCATCCGGCTGCAAACGCAGCTCCAACGCAGTTTCTACCTTCTCCAGCGTCGCCGCCGGTTCGAAAGGCCGCGGCAACCACAGCACTTCGTCCTCGCGGTTCTCCACGATGCAGGGCGACGGCACGCCGTACAGCGCCTGACTGGCCGGCGCGTGGCCGCGCTCTTGCTGCCACAACTCGACATAGCGTTGAGTGAATTCACGCAGAGCGTGCGATACATCATGGTCCATATTCTTTCTCGCATACGTTAAACTGACGGCCATTGTACCTATCTCTGACCGAGGTGACAGCAGATGTCCTCATATCAAGACCACCAAGCCCTGTCAGGGCTGACGCTGGGCAAACCCACTGCTTACCGCGATCGCTACGACGCTTCGCTGCTGCAGGCGGTGCCGCGCAGCATGAACCGCGAGCCGCTGGGGCTATACCCGAATAACCTGCCCTTCCATGGCGCGGATATCTGGACGCTGTATGAGCTCTCCTGGCTGAACGCCAACGGGTTGCCGCAGGTGGCGGTCGGCGAAATCAGCCTCAACGCCGACAGCCTGAACCTGATCGAATCGAAAAGTTTCAAGCTGTATCTCAACAGCTTCAACCAAACCCCGTTCGCCGATTGGGAAACGGTGCGCAGCACCCTGCAGCGCGATCTGTCCGCCTGCGCCCAGGGCGAGGTCAGCGTCACCCTGTTCAGCGTCGAGCAGTTGGAAGGCACGCCGATCGCCCGCCTGGCCGGCGACTGCATCGACCAGCAGGATATCCGCATCGACAATTATGAGTTCAATGCCGACTACCTGCTGAACGCCGCCGGAAAAGAGGTGGTGGAAGAGCGCTTGGTCAGCCACCTGCTGAAGTCCAATTGCCTGATCACCCATCAACCGGACTGGGGCTCGGTGCAGATAAGCTACCGCGGCGGCAAGATCGATCGCGAAGCGTTGCTGCGCTACCTGGTTTCCTTCCGCCACCACAACGAATTCCACGAACAGTGCGTCGAGCGCATCTTCAACGATCTGATGCGCTATTGCCGGCCGCAAAGCCTGACGGTCTACGCTCGTTATACCCGCCGCGGCGGGCTGGATATCAACCCGTGGCGCAGCAACGTCGCGTTCGCTCCCGAGCACGGCCGCCTGGCGCGCCAATAAGTGCGAAACATTGCTCAACAACTGAGCTAACGAGCGGTTTGTGTTGGTAAAAGCACAGGGACGGCGGTAAGGTTAAAACGAGGCTGCGGCCGGGCAAAACGCCCGCTTCGCCGCAGCACGCCAACCATAACGAGATGCTGTTTTGCTGCGTATGGATTACTACCGCCCCGCACCGGGTGCAAAGGAGTTACCTTGATTACACACATCAGCCCGCTTGGCTCTATGGATTTATTGTCGCAGCTGGAAGTAGACATGCTGAAGCGCACCGCCAGCAGCGACCTGTACCGCCTGTTCCGCAACTGTTCGCTGGCCGTGTTGAACTCCGGCAGCCAAACCGACAACAGCAAGCAGCTGCTGTCGCGCTATGAAACCTTCGACATCAACGTGCTGCGCCGCGAGCGCGGGGTGAAACTGGAGCTGGTCAACCCGCCGGAAGAGGCGTTCGTCGACGGCCGCATCATCCGCTCGCTGCAGGCCAACCTGTTCGCCGTGCTGCGCGACATCCTGTTCGTACACGGCCAAATCGCCAGCGCCGGGCGCTTCCAGCACCTGAACCTGGAAAACTCGGCCCACATCACCAACCTGGTGTTCTCGATCCTGCGCAATGCACGCACGCTGCATCTGGATGAAGATCCCAACATGGTGGTGTGCTGGGGCGGCCACTCGATCAACGAGAACGAATACCTGTACGCGCGCAAGGTCGGCAGCCAGCTGGGCCTGCGCGAGCTGAACATCTGCACCGGCTGCGGGCCGGGCGCCATGGAAGCGCCGATGAAAGGCGCGGCGGTCGGTCACGCGCAACAGCGTTACCGCAACAGCCGTTTCATCGGCATGACCGAGCCGTCGATCATCGCCGCCGAACCGCCTAACCCGCTGGTGAACGAGCTGGTGATCATGCCGGACATCGAAAAACGCCTGGAAGCCTTCGTGCGCATCGCGCACGGCATCATCATCTTCCCGGGCGGCGTCGGCACCGCCGAAGAGCTGCTGTACCTGCTGGGTATCCTGATGAACCCGGAGAACAGCGAACAGGTGTTGCCGCTGATCCTGACCGGGCCAAAAGAGAGCGCCGACTACTTCCGCGTACTGGACGAGTTCATCATGAACACGCTGGGCGACGAAGCGCGCCGCCATTACACCATCATCATCGACGATCCGGCGGAAGTGGCGCGGCAGATGAAGAAAGCCATGCCGCTGGTGAAGGAAAACCGCCGCAACACCGGCGACGCCTACAGCTTCAACTGGTCGATCCGCATCGCACCGGATCTGCAGCTGCCGTTCGAGCCGACCCACGAGAACATGGCGAACCTCAATTTGTATCCGAACCAGCCGCCGGAGCAATTGGCCGCCGCGCTGCGCCGCGCGTTCTCCGGCATCGTGGCCGGCAACGTGAAGGAAAACGGCATCCATGCCATCGAGCAGTTCGGCCCGTACAAACTGCACGGCGAGCCGCAAATGATGAAGCAGATGGACAGCCTGCTGCAGGGCTTTGTCGCCCAGCACCGCATGAAGCTACCGGGCAGCGCCTATGTGCCCTGCTACGAAATCGTAGCCTGACCCTCAATCCCGGGCGGCGTAACAGCCGCCCTGTTTTTTCTGACCTTACCGCCCATGATGATACACCTACTGATTGTCGACGCCCTGAACCTCATCCGCCGCATTCACGCCGTGCAGGGCTCCCCTTGCGTCAGCGCCTGCCGCCACGCGCTGCAGCAGCTGATCCAACACAGCCGTCCGACCCACGCGGTGGCGGTCTTCGACGAGGATGACCGCAGCGACAGCTGGCGCCATCAAATTCTGCCGGACTACAAAGCCGGACGTTCGCCGATGCCGGAAAACTTGCAGCAGGAAATGCCGCAGCTGCGCGAGGCCTTCGCCGAATTGGGCGTCGCCAGCTGGCATTCTCCCGGCAACGAGGCGGACGATCTGGCGGCCACGCTGGCGGCGAAGGTCGCCGGCGGCGGCCACCAGGTGACCATCGTCTCCACCGACAAAGGCTACTGCCAGCTGTTGGCGCCGAACGTGCAGATCCGCGATTACTTCCAGAAGCGCTGGCTGGACATGCCCTTCGTGCAGCAAGAATTCGGCGTACAGCCGCAGCAGCTGCCGGACTATTGGGGGCTGGCGGGGATCGGCAGCAGCAAGATCCCCGGCGTGGCCGGCATCGGGCCGAAAACCGCCGTGCTGCTGTTGCAGCAGTCGGGCAGCCTGGATGGGCTCTATCAGCACCTGGAGCAGGTGCCGGAGAAATGGCGCGGCAAGCTGGAGCAACACCGCGAGCTGGCCTACGTCAGCAAACAGGTCGCCACGCTGCGCACCGATCTGTCGCTGGACGGTAACCTGCAGCAGCTGCGCCTGCCGATACAATAAGGGCGCTGCAAGCAGCGCCCTTCATCAGGCTTAACGCGATTAATCGCGCTCGTCGCGCCGGCCCGGCACCGCCGACCACATGCGGCGCACGTGTACGGTGATCTCTTCGCGGTCGTGATACAGCTGCTTGGCGTGCACTTCGACGCTGATGCCGGCAGCGCCCAGCGCTTCGCGGATGCTCGTCAGGTTTTGCGACACTTCCTCATAGCGCTTTTTCATCGGCAGCTTGAGGTTAAAGATCGCTTCGCGGCACCAGCCTTTCACCAGCCACTGAATCATCAGGCTGGTCACCTTCGCCGGTTTCTCCACCATGTCGCACACCAACCAGTAGATCTTGCTGCTGTTCGGCTCGAACTTGAAGCCGTCGGCGCGGTGGTGCGTCACCTGGCCGGTTTCCATCAGGCTCGGCGCCATGGGGCCGTTATCCACCGAATGCACCATCATGCTGCGTTTCACCAGCTGATAGGTCCAGCCGCCCGGGCAAGCGCCCAGATCGACCGCGTGCATGCCGCTGGCCAGGCGTTCGTCCCACTCGTCGGCGGGGATGAACACGTGGAACGCTTCTTCCAGCTTCAGCGTCGAACGGCTCGGCGCATCGGCCGGGAAGCGCAGGCGCGGAATGCCCATGTAGAACGGTGAGTTGTTGTTGCTGTAGGAGTAACCGACGTAGCAACAGCCCGGCGCGATGAAGAACACGTGTACCACCGGGCGAGTCGGGTTCTCGCGCGCCATCAGCACCTTTTGCTCGCGCATCGCGCCGCGCAGCGGCACCGTCAACTTGCGGCAGAACTTCATCAGCTCTTTGCTTTCGTTGGTGTCCGGCACTTCCACCCGCAGCTCGCCGCCGCGATCAACCACGCCGATCAGCATGCCGACGATCGGCGATACCCGATCTTCCGGCGGCAGATCGCGCAGCAGCTCACCCACCACGATCATCTGGCGGGCGAAAATCAGTTCGCGGAACGGAATCTCCCGCGCCAGGCGATCGGCATCGTCCGGCTGATAGCATTCGAACAGCACGTAACCGCTGTGCTCTTTTACCCGTGCAAAGCCGTAAATCTCCAGCTGGGCGGCTTTGTCGGTGATCTCCGCCGCACACTCTTTTTCAAAGCCAGGGCGGCAGTACAACGCAATCTTATTCATGGCGCTCGGCCTTTTTCCTCAGACGCAAAGCGCCAATCAACATCAATATCCAGCCGATCAGGAAGCACACGCCGCCAACCGGCGTGATATATACCCAGACCTTCAGGTGCGACAGCGCCAGGCAATAGAGGCTGCCGCTGAACAACACGGTGCCGAACGCCAACAGCGCTCCGCTCCAGTAAAACCACAGGCTCACGCGGCGCTGCATCGCGACCGCCAGCGCCAGAATGGCCAGGGTGTGAAACCCCTGGTACTCCAGCCCGGTGCGGATCCAGGCCATTTCGTTGGCGCCGAGCGTACCGCTTAACACATGCGCGCCGAATGCGCCCAACGCGACAAACACAAAGCCGCTGATAGCGGCGAAAACCAGCATGGAACGGCTGCTCATCGTGATCTATCCCATTAAAAATCACCGGCCGCGGCAAGGCGGCGGCCGGCCTTATTGTTCGTAGCGGAAGCGGAACTTCTCTTGTTCGCTGGCGGCGCGCGCCAGGATCCACTGCCGGAAGGCGGCTATTTTACCCAGTTCTGCCTGGCTGTCATGACATACCAGATAAAAAGCATTTTTGCTGACCAGCACATCGTTGAACGGGCACACCAGGCGACCGGCTTCGATCTCGGTTTGCGCCATCACGTTGTTCACCAGCGCCACGCCCTGGCCATGCACCGCCGCCTGCACCACCATGGCGCTGTGGCTGAAGATCGGCCCCTGCTGCACGTTGATGTGCTGCAGCCCCAGTTGGCGGGTATAGGCCAACCAGTCGCGGCGAGACGTATCGTGCAGCAAGGTATGATAAGCCAGATCGTCTGCGGTTTTCAGCGGATGATCGCCGGTCAGCAAGCTCGGCGAACAGACCGGCAGCAAATATTCCGCATACAGGCGCTCGGCGCGCAGCCCCGGCCAGTTGCCGCGGCCGTAGAAAATCGCCACATCGACGTCGTCCGCCAGCTTGTCCTCTTCGCGATCCACCGCCTGGATGCGCACGTCGATCCCCGGATAAGCTGAGTTAAAGCCGGACAGGCGCGGCACCAGCCACTGAATGGCGAAGCTCGGCGGCAGACTGACGGTCAATGCCCCCTTGGCGCTGCGCGCCTGCAGCTTGCGCGTCGCCTCGTTGATCGAAGAGAAGATCTCCTTGATATCAAGGTAGTAACTTTGCCCCTCTTCGGTCAGCAGCAGCGAGCGGTTGCGCCGACGAAACAGCTTCAGCCCGAGGAAGTCCTCCAGCGACTTGATCTGGTGGCTCACCGCGGCCTGAGTCACGAACAGCTCTTCCGCCGCCTTGGTGAAACTCAGGTGGCGAGCGGCCGCATCGAACACGCGCAGCGCATTGAGGGGAGGTAAGCGTTTAGACATTAAATTAGCTACTTTTGTGTAACATTAATCCGAATGATTCGGCGCCGAAAATCGGGCGGCTTTGTGTGGCAAGCCATCGGTAAACGCTAACGGCGTATTGCCATTAGTTTTTTTAATCCGAGCCATTATAATTTGTCCGTTGAGGATGCGCCAGCAAATACCTATAGTGGCGGCACTTCCCGGGCCGGAACGAAAAGGGAGTGGGTGTCGAGGACGCCGATGAACTTTTGGCTTGTGGTTGTGATGTTGTGTTTGCAAATTGTCCGGCGATTCCGGACATGGTAGCTAGGCTACTGTTTTTTCACTTCCTGTACATTTACCCTGTCTGTCCATAGTGATTTTATGCAGCACCGCAAAACTTGCGGTGCTTTTTTTTTGCCTGACGATTACTGGTTGCTTTCAACCATCTCTTTCACATCGGCACGGTTGATCTGCTGCTCGACGCCGTTGGCGTCTTTATAGCTGATCATGCCGGTATCGTTGTCCACTTTAGGCTTGCCGTCAGCGACAATGGTGCGTCCGTCATTGGTATGCATCACGTAGTTGCTGGAACAGGCGGCCAGGGTGAACGTAAGCATCAGGGCAGAGAGAACTGCGGCTGTTTTCTTCATTGAGGACTCCTTTGTAGTTTTAAATGCTGATAAATACCTTTTATGTGTATAGATGCGATTATTTAGCGCACATTTAATAGCATAACAAACTTTCCAAATTTTGCCAGGCGATAAGTCCTATTAGGCGGAGCGCTTGTCTCCGGCGGCAAAATAGGACAGGATCACTCATCGACTCAAGCCAGTGACAATCAGGGTATGACGCCTTTTAACCCCAGCCTTTTTCGCCGACAGTTTCCCGCGCTCGCGCAGGACGGTATCTATCTGGACAGCGCCGCCACCGCGTTGAAACCGCAGGCGGTGATCGACGCCACGCAGCAATTTTATCGCGATGACGCTGCCACCGTGCACCGCAGCCAGCATCGGGCGGCGCAGAATCTGACCGCCCGTTTCGAACGGGCGCGTGGCCAGGTGGCGCAGCTGATCAATGCGCCGTCGGCCGACGACATCGTTTGGACGCGCGGCACCACCGAGGCGATTAACCTGGTGGCGCAGAGTTACCTGCGTCCGCGTCTGCAGCCGGGCGATGAAATCCTGGTGAGCGAAGCGGAACACCACGCCAACCTTATCCCCTGGCTGATGGTGGCGGAGCAAACTGGCGCGCGGGTGGTGAAACTGCCGATAGGCACCGATCGGTTGCCGGATTTGACGCAGCTTCCCACCCTGCTCAACGACAAAACCCGCCTATTGGCGCTGGGGCAAATGTCCAACGTCACCGGCGGCTGCCCGGATCTGGCGTCGGCGGTCGCACTGGCGCATGCCGCCGGAGCACGCGTGATGATAGACGGCGCTCAGGGCGTGGTTCATGGCCCGGCCGACGTACAGCAACTCGACATCGATTTCTACGCCTTCTCCGGCCACAAGCTGTATGGCCCGACCGGCATCGGCGCGTTGTACGGCAAAACCGAGCTGCTGGCGCAGATGGCGCCGTGGCAAGGCGGCGGCAAAATGCTGACCCAGGCGTCGTTCGATGGCTTTACCCCGCAAAAACCGCCGCACTGCTTCGAAGCCGGCACGCCAAACATCGCCGGCGTGCTGGGGCTGGCTGCAGCGCTCTCCTGGCTGAGCGAACAGGACATGGCGGCAGCTGAGCGCTACAGCCGCGACCTGACGGACCAGGCGGAACAGCGGCTGGCGCAGTTGCCGGGCTTTCGCAGCTTCCGCAGCTCCGGCTCCAGCCTGCTGGCGTTCGACATCGCCGGCGTACACCACAGCGACATCGTCACGCTGCTGGCGGAGCAAGGCATTGCGCTGCGCGCCGGCCAACACTGCGCACAGCCGCTGATGGCGGCGTTAGGCGTCAGCGGCACGCTACGCGCATCGTTCGCCCCCTACAATACGCAACAAGACGTCGATACGCTGGTCAGCGCGTTGACTCACGCCCTCGATCTGCTGGCCGATTGACTTGATTCCCGGAGACGCTATGCTCGCCCCCCATCCTTTTGGCCGAGAGGTCACCGCCGAAACGTTGATCGCCACCTTCAGCGCGCTGAAACAGTGGGAAGATCGCTACCGCCAGCTGATCATGCTCGCGAAACGGCTGCCGCCGCTGCCGGAGGCCTTGCGCAGTGAAGAAATGGCGTTGAGCGGGTGTGAGAACCGCGTCTGGTTGGGGCACCAGTTGCTGGAAGACGGCACGCTGCACTTCTATGGCGACAGCGAAGGCCGCATCGTGCGCGGCCTGCTGGCGGTGCTGCTGACCGAAGTGGAAGGGAAAACGCCGCAACAGATCGCTGCATTGGAGCCGCTGGCGCTGTTCGACCGCCTGGCATTGCGCGCGCAACTGAGCGCCACCCGCGCCAGCGGCCTGGCGGCGTTGGCCGCCGCCGTAAAGGCGATCGCCGCCCGTTACGCCTGACGCGCCGCCTTCGCCACCATCTTTTTCAGCGCGTGCGACACGGCGACGAAGCCGAAGGTCGCGGTGACCATGGTCGCCGCGCCGAATCCCGCATTGCAATCCATTCTTTTCGGCCCTTCCGCCGTGCTGCGCGAAGCGCACACCGAACCGTCCGGCTGCGGGTAAACCAGCGGTTCGCTGGAGAAGACGCAGTCGATGCCCAACTTGCCCTTACCGTTTTTCACCACGTTGAAATCGTGCTTCAACCGTTCACGCAGTTTGGCAGCCAGCGGATCCTGAATCGTTTTCGCCAGGTCGGCCACTTCGATCTTGGTCGGGTCAATCTGCCCGCCGGCGCCGCCGGTGGTCACCACCGGGATCTTGAAGCGGCGGCAGTATGACAGCAACGCCGCCTTCGGCCGCACGCTGTCGATCGCGTCGATGACGTAGCTGAAGTTATGGTCCAGCAGCTCGGCGACGTTATCCGGGGTGATAAAATCATCGATGCAGGTCACCCGGCATTCCGGGTTGATCGCCAGGATACGCTCCGCCATCACCTCGGTTTTCGATTGCCCAACGTGTTGGCGCAATGCGTGGATCTGGCGATTGGTATTGGTGACGCAAACATCATCCATGTCGATCAGGGTGATGGCGCCGATGCCGGTGCGCGCCAGTGCCTCAGCCGCCCAGGAACCCACGCCGCCGATGCCGATCACGCAGATGTGCGCCTGCGCGAACACCGCCAGCGCCTGCTGGCCATACAACCGCGCCGTGCCGCCGAAACGCTGCAGATAGGCTTCCGAATAAGCTGTGCTCATAACGCTTTAATTACCTTCGTAATGCAAATGATAAGGGCCGGAAAATCCGGCCCTTGCGGGTCAATCTTTTCACGCCGTATGCGTTTACCGGGTGACCAGCAACGAACCGCCGCCGTTTGGCTGATTGGCGCTGAACAGCTGGCCACCGCCGTTGTTCTTCAGCACCCAGACGCGGCCGTAGTGGTTGTAGTACCCCGCCGAGTGGCCGGCTTCCGGCCCGATGCCCTGATACATGTCAAAATGCTGGCCCTTGATGGCGCCGCCCACATCGAGCGCGACCATCAGGCGCATCTCGTATTTTCCCGTGAATTTACCCTTGTTGTCCAGCAGCGGCACTTCGGCCAGCAGCGTGGTGCCCGCCGGGATCAGCGAACGGTCGGAGGCCACCGAGGCTTTGGCGATCAGCGGCACCGCGCTGGCGCCTTTCACCGGCGCAAAAGCTTCCGGGCGGAAGAACACGAACGACGGGTTCTGCTCCAGCAGCTCGCGCACCTCTGCGGCGCTGTGGGTATCCGCCCACTGACGGATCGCCTGCATCGACATGTCCGCCTTGGCCACTTCGCCGCGATCGATAAGCACCTTGCCGATGCTGCGGTAGGCGTGGCCGTTCTTGCCGCCGTAGCCGAAGAACACCAGCGGCTGGCCGTTGCCGTAGTCGACATAGCCACTGCCCTGGACTTCCATCATGAAGTTGTCCATCAGCGAGTTGGTGTAAGCGATGATATAGCGATCGTCGAGCGCGCCGGAATAGATGCCCGCGCGATCCGGCAAGCGGCCCCTGCCCTTCGGCGGCATGCGGTACAGCGGATAACGGAACTCGCCCTGTTGGGTATAGCGCGCCTGCACCACCGGCGTGTAATAGCCGGTAAACTGCACGTTGCCGTAATTGTCGACGCCTTCCATCTGGTAAGCACTGAGGCCGTACTGGCT
The sequence above is drawn from the Serratia sp. FDAARGOS_506 genome and encodes:
- the csdE gene encoding cysteine desulfurase sulfur acceptor subunit CsdE — protein: MLAPHPFGREVTAETLIATFSALKQWEDRYRQLIMLAKRLPPLPEALRSEEMALSGCENRVWLGHQLLEDGTLHFYGDSEGRIVRGLLAVLLTEVEGKTPQQIAALEPLALFDRLALRAQLSATRASGLAALAAAVKAIAARYA
- the tcdA gene encoding tRNA cyclic N6-threonylcarbamoyladenosine(37) synthase TcdA, whose product is MSTAYSEAYLQRFGGTARLYGQQALAVFAQAHICVIGIGGVGSWAAEALARTGIGAITLIDMDDVCVTNTNRQIHALRQHVGQSKTEVMAERILAINPECRVTCIDDFITPDNVAELLDHNFSYVIDAIDSVRPKAALLSYCRRFKIPVVTTGGAGGQIDPTKIEVADLAKTIQDPLAAKLRERLKHDFNVVKNGKGKLGIDCVFSSEPLVYPQPDGSVCASRSTAEGPKRMDCNAGFGAATMVTATFGFVAVSHALKKMVAKAARQA
- the mltA gene encoding murein transglycosylase A, which produces MKGRWGKYLLGGLVVAVLAGCSSKPTDRGQQYKDGRLDQSLELVNQPNAKGSPVNAKDYSDQLMEIKYASPSLFNRNNSTYQAVQSWMASGADTRMLSQYGLSAYQMEGVDNYGNVQFTGYYTPVVQARYTQQGEFRYPLYRMPPKGRGRLPDRAGIYSGALDDRYIIAYTNSLMDNFMMEVQGSGYVDYGNGQPLVFFGYGGKNGHAYRSIGKVLIDRGEVAKADMSMQAIRQWADTHSAAEVRELLEQNPSFVFFRPEAFAPVKGASAVPLIAKASVASDRSLIPAGTTLLAEVPLLDNKGKFTGKYEMRLMVALDVGGAIKGQHFDMYQGIGPEAGHSAGYYNHYGRVWVLKNNGGGQLFSANQPNGGGSLLVTR